A region of the Deltaproteobacteria bacterium genome:
GAATTCCCCGGAAGTCGTCTACCACTTCCGGTGCGAAGGCCGCGTATTTGAACTTCTCCTCGATCCGGTGGTACTCCTTTTCGATGGTCTCCCTGTCCTTGTATTTGTAAGTGTGAAAGAGATAGAGGTTGTTTCGGTCGACGAATTCCGAAAAAACACCGGAGTTCAGATACCAGGTCTCAGGGACCCGGATATAGTTCTGCAGTTCCGGGTCCTTCTTTTCCAGGGTGGGCAGGAGGATCTTGTGGGCCAGGATCATGCCGGCAGCCTTGCCGCCCACGCTTCCCGGCCTGCGGCGACTCCAGAGGGTCCGCCTGAGAAGGGCGTCCACATCGCGGATGGTTATGTATTCCTTAGCGATACTGACAAAGGGGAGCTGGCTCGAGATAAAATGGTTGATGAGAGAAACCCGTATTCCCTCTGCCTCCTCTTTGGAGATGTAGACCTCGCCTGCGGGGATTTCACAGAATTCCCGAAGGGCGGCGTAGATCTGCTTGGACGTCGCATTGCCCTGGCCTGTTATCCGGCTCAGGGCGCGGCACTTGTCCCTCTTGCGTGCCAGATTGATGTAGTTCTCGATCTCATGGGGACTAAAATTGTTGGCAAAGTAATGCTCGATCAGGGCCTCCACGTACTCCTGCCGGTTGTTTTCCGTGTCTTGAACCCCGTCCGCCTGCAGTTCTTTGAGAGCCTGCTCATACAGCTCCTCTCGAGTAATAATCCCCCGATCTTCCAACACCTCCATGAAGGTGCTGTGCATCTCCCCCATCAGGTCCGGGTACTGATTCATCTTTCTGAAGAGGCGATAAGTCTTCAGGATATCCATGGCTTCCGGTTCGGGATTGATCTCCCAGAAAGATCTCGGCAGGCAGCAAGTCCACTGCCTGCCCATATTTATTCTACCGTCGGATCAGCAAAAAGTGAAGACAGCCGCGATCCTAGACCCAGCCCCGGAGTCTGCAGGCCTCTGCCACCCTGGCCACAGATACCAGATATGCGGCCTCCCGCATGTTGACCTTCTCGCGCCTGTACATCTCATAAACCCCGTGGAAGGCCTTTGTCATCTTCTCATCCAACCGTCTTTGGACTTCTTCCAGGGGCCAGTAGAAGTTGTATGTGTTTTGGACCTGTTCGAAATAGGAGACCGTCACCCCTCCGGCATTGGCGAGGAAATCAGGGAGAACAAAGACGTTGTTCTGATGGAGAATCTCATCGGCCTCCGGCGTGGTGGGCCCGTTGGCCAGTTCGCATGAGAGCCTGCATCTTATCCTGTCCGCATTATCCGGGGTAATCACGTTCTCCAGGGCCGCGGGGAACAAGACGGTCACCTCCAGTTCAAGAAGCTCTTCGTTGCTGATCGCGTCTGCTCCGGGGAATCCCTGGAGGGTGCCGTTGTTCAACTTGTACTCCACCACCTCCCTTGGGTTCAGCCCCTTGTCGTTGTAAATCCCCCCCTTGGAATCCGAGGCGGCAACGAGCCTCAAGCCGAGCATCTCATGGCCGAGAAGGGCGGCATACTGCCCCGCATTGCCGAAGCCCTGAACAGCCATGGCCTTGTCCTTCAGATCGATCTCGAGGACCTTTGCCGCTTCCCTGGTCACGTAGATCCCGCCCCGGGCCGTGGCATCTCCCCGGCCCTCGGATCCTCCGACCGGAATGGGTTTGCCTGTGATGACACCTGGATGATGCTCGCCGACCAGCGTCTCATACTCGTCCATCATCCATGCCATGATCTGAGGGGTGGTATAGACATCCGGGGCGGGCACGTCCTTTGTCACCGAGAGCATACCCGCCACGGCCCTGATATAGGCTCTTGCCAGGCGCTGCTTTTCCCGGTCGGACATCTCTTTTGGGTTACAGGTGACCCCGCCCTTTCCCCCGCCGAGGGGGATATCGACCACCGCCGTCTTCCAGGTCATCCAGGCGGCAAGGGCCCGGACCGTATCGATGGTCTCCTGGGGATGCCAGCGAAGCCCCCCCTTGGTGGGTCCTCTTGCGCTGTTGTATTGGACACGATAGCCATGGAAAATCCGAACCGTCCCGTCATCCATCTCCACGGGAAGGGTGACGTGGAGTTCCCGCTGGGGCCACCGCAGGAGCTCGTGGGTGGCCGGATCGAGGCCCAACCTTTCAGCCGCTCCGTCGAGCTGCTGCTGAGCGATCTTAAAAGGGTTGAACTCTACCATATGTTCCTCCTTTCACTACGGGTTTTGGTCGTCAAGCTTCGATTAGATGCCCATCGATCCTGCCCAAGGGCCGAACTGCAAGGCATCCTCCTGTCAGGCCTTCTGCCTTATCTCGAAGAGGTTTCCATCGAAATCCTTGATCATCGTCACCGTCTTGTTCCCCTTTGGGACCTCCATGACCTGCACATCCTTCTCCCTGCACCTTTTCAGGAATCCCTCCAGGTCTTCAACCTCGAGCCCTATGTGGTGAAACCTTGGAGGTGTCCATTGGCCCTCTCCGATGAGAAAGATCTCGAAGTGCATCTCTCC
Encoded here:
- a CDS encoding Glu/Leu/Phe/Val dehydrogenase; this encodes MVEFNPFKIAQQQLDGAAERLGLDPATHELLRWPQRELHVTLPVEMDDGTVRIFHGYRVQYNSARGPTKGGLRWHPQETIDTVRALAAWMTWKTAVVDIPLGGGKGGVTCNPKEMSDREKQRLARAYIRAVAGMLSVTKDVPAPDVYTTPQIMAWMMDEYETLVGEHHPGVITGKPIPVGGSEGRGDATARGGIYVTREAAKVLEIDLKDKAMAVQGFGNAGQYAALLGHEMLGLRLVAASDSKGGIYNDKGLNPREVVEYKLNNGTLQGFPGADAISNEELLELEVTVLFPAALENVITPDNADRIRCRLSCELANGPTTPEADEILHQNNVFVLPDFLANAGGVTVSYFEQVQNTYNFYWPLEEVQRRLDEKMTKAFHGVYEMYRREKVNMREAAYLVSVARVAEACRLRGWV
- a CDS encoding VOC family protein, with the translated sequence MKLQHVALVSRSEESAQRFYGDLLGLERTRSFHVSADLSKGLFDSELHFEALTYLKGEMHFEIFLIGEGQWTPPRFHHIGLEVEDLEGFLKRCREKDVQVMEVPKGNKTVTMIKDFDGNLFEIRQKA